From a region of the Halolamina sp. CBA1230 genome:
- a CDS encoding SRPBCC family protein — translation MERLAVETVVYRPPEEVYEFLADFPGYANYSEYLDRVDELDPDTDECARYALQFSWWKLEYTARSAVTETVENERIEWELLGDFDASGRWLVAERSLPADAPEWAETATAVRFEVAYAPETVHSGLVDLPTLVSLDWVVEKVKPLIESEARTVVERAAADLEGRSRSVDLTVETGAETEQSEFPAEEKA, via the coding sequence ATGGAGCGCCTCGCCGTCGAGACCGTCGTCTACCGACCCCCCGAGGAGGTGTACGAGTTCCTCGCCGACTTCCCGGGGTACGCGAACTACTCCGAGTACCTCGACCGCGTCGACGAACTCGACCCGGACACGGACGAGTGTGCGCGGTACGCGCTGCAGTTCTCGTGGTGGAAACTCGAGTACACCGCACGCTCGGCAGTGACCGAGACCGTCGAGAACGAGCGCATCGAGTGGGAGCTACTGGGCGATTTCGACGCCAGCGGTCGCTGGCTGGTCGCGGAGCGCTCGCTCCCCGCGGACGCCCCGGAGTGGGCGGAGACGGCGACCGCAGTCCGGTTCGAGGTGGCGTACGCCCCCGAGACGGTACACAGCGGGCTCGTCGACCTCCCGACGCTGGTGTCGCTGGACTGGGTGGTCGAGAAGGTGAAACCGCTGATCGAGTCCGAGGCGCGAACCGTCGTCGAGCGCGCCGCGGCGGACCTCGAAGGCCGGTCGCGGTCGGTCGACCTCACCGTCGAAACGGGAGCGGAGACGGAGCAGTCGGAGTTCCCGGCCGAAGAGAAAGCGTGA